One stretch of Jiangella gansuensis DSM 44835 DNA includes these proteins:
- a CDS encoding DUF2505 domain-containing protein, whose amino-acid sequence MDLYSELRFDADPVTVFAMLTDEAYIARKTTAAKALRHEVNVSRDGDRVTIDLKRIMPPDVPDFVRRFVGDTIDIKQRDIWEAAAADGSRNGSIDLDMLGAPVTCTGTMRLAANGIATVVTIKATVKASLPLVGGKIEQAVHQGLTEAAKIEEQVGRDWLAGRR is encoded by the coding sequence ATGGACCTGTACAGCGAGCTCCGCTTCGACGCCGATCCGGTGACCGTCTTCGCGATGCTGACCGACGAGGCGTACATCGCCCGCAAGACCACGGCCGCGAAGGCCCTGCGGCACGAGGTCAACGTCAGCCGCGACGGCGACCGCGTCACCATCGACCTGAAGCGGATCATGCCGCCGGACGTGCCCGACTTCGTCCGCCGGTTCGTCGGCGACACCATCGACATCAAGCAGCGCGACATCTGGGAGGCGGCCGCGGCCGACGGTTCACGCAACGGCAGCATCGACCTGGACATGCTGGGCGCCCCGGTCACGTGCACGGGGACGATGCGCCTGGCGGCCAACGGAATCGCCACCGTGGTCACCATCAAGGCGACGGTGAAGGCGTCGCTGCCACTGGTCGGCGGCAAGATCGAACAGGCCGTGCACCAGGGCCTGACCGAGGCGGCCAAGATCGAGGAGCAGGTCGGCCGCGACTGGCTCGCCGGCCGGCGGTGA
- the pruA gene encoding L-glutamate gamma-semialdehyde dehydrogenase — translation MPGALDAVTNVPAAKNEPVLTYAPGSPERADLESALTGVASRHHELTCTIGGDQKLGSGAEADVVQPHAHGKVLGTFRHAGTDDAQAAIDAAREAAPGWRALSYDDRAAVFLKAAELLSGPWRQTLNAATMLGQSKTAAQAEIDAACELIDFWRFNVEFGRKLLTEQPVANTQGIWNRVEYRPLEGFVYAVTPFNFTAIAGNLPTAPALMGNTVIWKPSPTQQLAAHYTMRLLEAAGLPPGVINLLPGDGLAVSEVALAHPDLAGIHFTGSTATFQKLWRTVGENIASYRTYPRLVGETGGKDFVLAHPTADTDVLRTALVRGAFEYQGQKCSAASRAYVPRSLWTRMRDDFLSLTESLSMGPVTDLSNFMGAVIDERAFAKHTAAVERAKADPSVDVVAGGVLDDSEGWFVRPTVMETTDPENDVLTTEYFGPLLGVYVYDDAEFDTVVSRIENTSTYALTGAIIAQDRTAIATTTEALRFAAGNFYVNDKPTGAVVGQQPFGGSRASGTNDKAGSVQNLLRWTSTRALKETFVPPTTHEYPHMG, via the coding sequence ATGCCTGGCGCCCTTGATGCCGTGACCAACGTGCCCGCCGCGAAGAACGAGCCGGTGCTGACGTACGCGCCGGGCTCGCCGGAACGGGCCGACCTGGAGAGCGCACTGACCGGCGTCGCTTCCCGCCACCACGAGCTGACCTGCACCATCGGCGGCGACCAGAAGCTCGGCAGCGGCGCGGAAGCCGACGTCGTCCAGCCGCACGCGCACGGGAAGGTGCTGGGAACCTTCCGGCACGCCGGGACCGACGACGCGCAGGCGGCCATCGATGCCGCGCGCGAGGCCGCACCCGGGTGGCGGGCGCTCTCCTACGACGACCGCGCCGCCGTGTTCCTCAAGGCCGCCGAGCTGCTGTCCGGCCCATGGCGGCAGACGCTCAACGCCGCGACCATGCTGGGCCAGTCGAAGACGGCCGCGCAGGCCGAGATCGACGCCGCCTGCGAGCTCATCGACTTCTGGCGGTTCAATGTCGAGTTCGGCCGGAAGCTCCTCACCGAGCAGCCCGTCGCCAACACGCAGGGCATCTGGAACCGGGTCGAGTACCGCCCGCTCGAGGGCTTCGTCTACGCCGTCACGCCGTTCAACTTCACCGCCATCGCCGGCAACCTGCCGACGGCGCCGGCGCTCATGGGCAACACCGTCATCTGGAAGCCCAGCCCCACCCAGCAGCTGGCCGCGCACTACACGATGCGGCTGCTCGAGGCGGCCGGACTGCCGCCGGGGGTCATCAACCTGCTGCCCGGCGACGGCCTGGCGGTCTCCGAGGTCGCGTTGGCGCATCCCGACCTGGCCGGCATCCACTTCACCGGCTCCACGGCCACCTTCCAGAAGCTGTGGCGCACGGTCGGCGAGAACATCGCGTCGTACCGCACCTACCCGCGCCTGGTCGGCGAGACCGGCGGCAAGGACTTCGTACTGGCACACCCCACTGCCGACACCGACGTGCTGCGCACCGCACTGGTGCGCGGTGCCTTCGAGTACCAGGGCCAGAAGTGCTCCGCGGCCTCCCGCGCCTACGTCCCGCGCAGCCTGTGGACCCGGATGCGCGACGACTTCCTGTCGCTCACCGAGTCGCTGAGCATGGGGCCGGTCACCGACCTGTCCAACTTCATGGGCGCGGTCATCGACGAGCGCGCGTTCGCCAAGCACACCGCGGCCGTCGAACGTGCGAAGGCGGACCCGTCGGTCGACGTCGTCGCCGGCGGAGTCCTCGACGACAGCGAGGGCTGGTTCGTCCGGCCCACGGTGATGGAAACCACGGATCCGGAGAACGACGTCCTCACCACCGAGTACTTCGGCCCGCTGCTCGGCGTGTACGTCTACGACGACGCCGAGTTCGACACCGTCGTCAGCCGGATCGAGAACACGTCGACGTACGCGTTGACCGGTGCCATCATCGCGCAGGACCGGACGGCTATCGCCACTACCACAGAAGCGCTACGCTTCGCAGCCGGTAACTTCTATGTCAACGACAAACCAACCGGAGCGGTTGTCGGCCAGCAGCCATTCGGTGGAAGTCGGGCCAGTGGGACGAATGACAAGGCGGGTTCGGTGCAGAATCTTCTACGGTGGACGAGCACGCGTGCCCTGAAGGAGACGTTCGTGCCGCCGACCACGCACGAATACCCGCACATGGGTTGA
- a CDS encoding patatin-like phospholipase family protein, with the protein MEAIRHTGRRRGPRRGLVLGGGGVLGAAWMVGALSAIEESTGVDLRSFDHIVGTSAGAVMAALLGAGLDAGQLRDHQLGELADGPLADHDWDYDTATGGSRPLLPRLGVGSPALVRRNVRRLRRMPPTAVLSALMPVGRGSLDGVGELVGAVTGPEAGWSPHPGVWIVAMDYETGRRIPFGRPGEPRPSLPQAVMASCAIPGWFAPVVVDGHRYVDGGTCSATSVDLLGGLGLDEVYVVAPMVSFETDHPRPLLSRLERQWRRRCTRRCLHEAQKLRGEGTDVTILGPGPEDLAAIGANVMDTGRRLRVLETSLRTSATALARGRFWADAG; encoded by the coding sequence ATGGAGGCCATTCGTCACACGGGTCGTCGTCGCGGTCCACGGCGAGGCCTGGTGCTCGGCGGAGGCGGGGTCCTCGGCGCGGCGTGGATGGTCGGTGCGCTCAGCGCGATCGAGGAGTCCACCGGCGTCGACCTTCGTTCGTTCGACCACATCGTCGGCACGTCGGCGGGCGCGGTCATGGCCGCGCTGCTCGGCGCCGGGCTCGATGCCGGTCAGCTGCGCGATCACCAGCTCGGCGAACTCGCCGACGGCCCGCTTGCCGACCACGACTGGGACTACGACACCGCCACCGGGGGCTCGCGGCCGCTGCTGCCCCGGCTGGGGGTGGGGTCTCCCGCCCTCGTCAGACGCAATGTGCGGCGCCTGCGCCGGATGCCGCCGACGGCGGTGCTGTCGGCGCTGATGCCGGTCGGCCGTGGTTCGCTGGACGGCGTCGGTGAACTCGTCGGCGCGGTCACGGGGCCGGAAGCCGGCTGGTCGCCGCACCCGGGCGTCTGGATCGTGGCGATGGACTACGAGACCGGCCGGCGCATCCCGTTCGGCCGCCCGGGGGAGCCGCGGCCGTCGTTGCCGCAGGCCGTCATGGCCTCGTGCGCCATCCCGGGCTGGTTCGCCCCGGTCGTCGTCGACGGTCACCGCTACGTCGACGGCGGCACCTGTTCCGCGACGTCGGTGGACCTGCTGGGCGGCCTCGGCCTCGACGAGGTCTACGTCGTGGCGCCGATGGTCTCGTTCGAGACGGACCACCCGCGGCCACTGCTGTCCCGGCTGGAACGGCAGTGGCGACGCCGCTGCACCCGCCGGTGCCTGCACGAGGCGCAGAAGTTGCGTGGCGAGGGTACCGACGTCACCATCCTCGGTCCCGGACCGGAGGACCTGGCCGCCATCGGCGCCAACGTCATGGACACCGGCCGGCGGTTGCGGGTCCTGGAGACGTCGCTGCGGACGTCGGCAACGGCGTTGGCGCGCGGCCGGTTCTGGGCCGACGCTGGTTGA
- a CDS encoding tryptophan 2,3-dioxygenase, translating into MTHDHDFSAADAAVQPPSARFGEDGARLTYGTYLRLSELLDQQRLETDAHDELLFITIHQVYELWFKQLLHEVEAARDAMFADRLWWARHLLKRVHEIERILVEQVGVLETMTPQDFLQFRAQLAPASGFQSVQFRELEFISGAKDEAFVQRFRGLTDDERARLRRRLDEPTLWDAFLAVLRARDLPSGSDEELAASLRLAAHDRAEHGDVWELAEALLAHDEMAAGWRARHVTMVERMIGTKTGTGGSSGASYLRSRLDLRYYPLLWELRSWL; encoded by the coding sequence GTGACACACGACCACGACTTCAGCGCGGCGGACGCGGCCGTCCAGCCGCCGTCCGCGCGCTTCGGCGAGGACGGTGCCCGGCTCACGTACGGCACCTACCTGCGTCTCTCTGAGCTGCTCGACCAGCAGCGACTGGAGACCGATGCTCACGACGAGCTGCTGTTCATCACGATCCACCAGGTCTACGAGCTGTGGTTCAAGCAGTTGCTGCACGAGGTCGAGGCCGCCCGCGACGCGATGTTCGCCGACCGGCTGTGGTGGGCGCGGCATCTGCTGAAGCGGGTGCACGAGATCGAGCGGATCCTTGTCGAACAGGTCGGCGTACTGGAGACCATGACGCCGCAGGACTTCCTGCAGTTCCGCGCCCAGCTGGCGCCGGCGAGCGGCTTCCAGTCGGTGCAGTTCCGTGAGCTGGAGTTCATCTCCGGGGCGAAGGACGAGGCGTTCGTGCAGCGGTTCCGCGGCCTCACCGACGACGAGCGGGCCCGGTTGCGTCGCCGGCTGGACGAGCCGACCCTGTGGGACGCGTTCCTCGCGGTCCTGCGCGCCCGCGACCTGCCCTCGGGCTCCGACGAGGAGCTGGCCGCGTCGCTGCGGCTGGCCGCCCACGACCGCGCCGAGCACGGCGACGTGTGGGAGCTGGCCGAGGCGTTGCTGGCGCATGACGAGATGGCCGCGGGCTGGCGGGCCCGGCACGTCACCATGGTGGAGCGCATGATCGGCACCAAGACCGGCACCGGCGGGTCGTCCGGTGCCTCGTACCTGCGCAGCCGGCTCGACCTCCGCTACTACCCGCTGCTGTGGGAACTGCGGTCCTGGCTCTAG
- a CDS encoding NAD-glutamate dehydrogenase, with protein MRNRLDEAKSELLAKAALVGDRGHRGDDEAFLRRYFRHVAAEDLVDRDVIDVYGAAASHRRSAQHRPQGTAVVNVYTPTIDEHGWASGHTIVEVVIDDMPFLVDSVTMALAEHDHAIRLVVHPQLVVRRDITGQLVEICDLNENDPRRDPDTIVESWMHVEIDRTDDPEDQAAIERLLGDVLRDVREAVEDWPRMRQRATDIADELEKPPSSIAQPEVDEARELLHWLADDHFTFLGYREYVLDKVEGEDVLRAVTGTGLGILRSDQDLSGSFAKLPREVRAKAREKRLLVLTKANSKATVHRPAYLDYVGVKTFDDAGEVVGERRFLGLFSSAAYTESVMRIPVLRRKVQEVIEQAGFAPSGHSGKDLLQVLETYPRDELFQIPTGELLPTALAVVHLQERRHLRMFIRRDDYGRYLSILVYLPRERYNTDVRERIQRILLAATEGDSIDFTARLGESVLARLHFVIRMRRDQELPEIDVPGLEKQLVAATRSWTDELSDALVEQVGEEAAAKLLRRYRGGFPEGYKEDFPARTAVADVRRLEELPDDDGLGMNLYQPVGGLATERRFKIYRTGTPISLTQVLPIMSRMGVEVVDERPYEIVRRGGDGESSAWIYDFGLRYQGLRAADADRLKLLFQEAFQAVWRGDAESDGFNALVPQAGLSWRQASILRAYAKYLRQAGSTFSQNYLEEALSGHVEVARMLVELFEVRFDPDRYAADDDGRAARQAAVEQVTERVEEALDQVASLDQDRILRSFLRLVNATLRTSYYRPSVGGPQTVTSFKLDSRSLPDLPEPRPKYEIWVYSPRVEGVHLRFGDVARGGLRWSDRREDFRTEILGLVKAQAVKNSVIVPVGAKGGFVGKRLPDPGVNREAWLAEGVECYKTFIRAMLDITDNRAADRSIVPPPQVVRHDGDDPYLVVAADKGTASFSDIANDVSREYGFWLGDAFASGGSAGYDHKAMGITARGAWESVKRHFRQLGRDIQSEDFTVVGVGDMSGDVFGNGMLLSEHIRLVAAFDHRHIFLDPDPDAATSYAERRRLFEVPRSSWSDYKTELISPGGGVFPRTAKTIELSPEVKRALGIDEQVAAMTPQELMHAILTAPVDLLWNGGIGTYVKASTETHGDVGDKANDAIRADAAELRCKVVGEGGNLGFTQRGRIEFALRSPEGGRVNTDAIDNSAGVDTSDHEVNIKILLDSVARAGDLTDKQRNQLLAQMTDEIADLVLANNYGQNVALAEELAQAANLAHVHRSYLSKLEGKGLLDRALEALPTDRQMAERVTSGKGLTSPELSVVLAYTKNLMYEDLLASDMPDDPYLGAALHAYFPTALREQYPGPIDEHPLRREIITNVVVNELVNTAGTTFAYRLGMETGGTADDLARAHTVAGVVFRIPELMAAVQELDNAVADDVQIRMRLEGRTIAERATRWLTVNRRPPIDIAWQIGFFEEPIARLLVALPEVLVGRELDLFQERQASLREAGVPAPLATRVAVLPPAYSGLGMVENSLATGTDLLEVARVHFTLGAFLELGRLLERIISLPRHDRWHTMARAALRDELHALQASLTAQVIQHTDEDAEPQARVETWAGQDEVVVARTQEILREIVDSDSFDLARLSVGLRAVRGLLRPDGS; from the coding sequence ATGCGTAATCGGCTCGACGAAGCCAAGTCCGAGCTTCTCGCCAAGGCCGCGCTCGTCGGCGATCGTGGGCACCGTGGGGACGACGAAGCGTTCCTCCGCCGCTATTTCCGGCATGTCGCCGCCGAGGACCTCGTCGATCGCGACGTCATCGACGTGTACGGGGCGGCCGCCTCGCACCGGCGCTCCGCCCAGCACCGTCCGCAGGGCACCGCCGTCGTCAACGTGTACACCCCCACCATCGACGAGCACGGGTGGGCGTCGGGTCACACCATCGTCGAGGTCGTCATCGACGACATGCCGTTCCTGGTCGACTCCGTCACGATGGCGCTGGCCGAGCACGACCACGCGATCCGGCTGGTCGTGCACCCGCAGCTGGTGGTGCGCCGTGACATCACCGGCCAGTTGGTCGAGATCTGCGACCTCAACGAGAACGACCCGCGCCGCGACCCAGACACCATCGTCGAGTCGTGGATGCACGTCGAGATCGACCGCACCGACGACCCCGAGGACCAAGCGGCCATCGAGCGCCTGCTGGGCGATGTGCTCCGAGACGTCCGGGAGGCCGTGGAGGACTGGCCGCGGATGCGCCAGCGCGCGACCGACATCGCCGACGAGCTGGAGAAGCCGCCCTCGTCCATTGCGCAGCCGGAGGTCGACGAGGCGCGTGAGCTGCTGCACTGGCTCGCCGACGACCACTTCACGTTTCTCGGCTACCGCGAGTACGTCCTGGACAAGGTCGAGGGCGAAGACGTGCTGCGCGCGGTCACCGGCACCGGCCTGGGCATCCTGCGCTCCGATCAGGACCTGTCCGGCTCGTTCGCGAAGCTGCCCCGCGAGGTGCGCGCCAAGGCGCGCGAGAAGCGGCTCCTGGTGCTCACCAAGGCCAACTCCAAGGCGACGGTGCACCGTCCCGCCTACCTCGACTACGTGGGGGTGAAGACGTTCGACGATGCCGGCGAGGTGGTCGGGGAGCGGCGCTTCCTGGGGCTGTTCTCGTCGGCGGCGTACACCGAGAGCGTGATGCGCATCCCGGTGCTTCGGCGCAAGGTGCAGGAGGTCATCGAGCAGGCCGGGTTCGCGCCGTCGGGGCACTCGGGCAAGGACCTCCTGCAGGTGCTGGAGACCTACCCGCGTGACGAGCTGTTCCAGATACCCACCGGCGAGCTCCTGCCGACGGCGCTGGCCGTCGTACATCTGCAGGAACGCCGGCACCTGCGGATGTTCATCCGCCGCGACGACTACGGCCGGTATCTGTCCATCCTGGTCTACCTGCCGCGCGAGCGGTACAACACCGACGTCCGCGAGCGCATCCAGCGCATCCTGCTGGCCGCGACGGAGGGCGACTCCATCGACTTCACCGCCCGGCTCGGCGAGTCGGTGCTGGCCCGGTTGCACTTCGTCATCCGGATGCGCCGCGACCAGGAGCTGCCGGAGATCGACGTGCCAGGGCTGGAGAAGCAGCTGGTCGCGGCCACCCGGTCGTGGACGGACGAGCTCTCCGACGCGCTGGTCGAGCAGGTGGGGGAGGAGGCCGCGGCGAAGCTGCTGCGCCGCTACCGTGGCGGCTTCCCGGAGGGCTACAAGGAGGACTTCCCGGCCCGCACCGCCGTCGCCGACGTGCGCCGCCTGGAGGAACTGCCCGACGACGACGGCCTCGGCATGAACCTCTACCAGCCGGTGGGCGGGCTGGCCACCGAGCGGCGGTTCAAGATCTACCGCACCGGCACGCCGATCTCGCTGACCCAGGTGCTGCCCATCATGTCGCGGATGGGGGTCGAGGTCGTCGACGAGCGGCCGTACGAGATCGTGCGCCGCGGCGGGGACGGCGAGTCCTCCGCGTGGATCTACGACTTCGGGCTGCGCTACCAGGGCCTGCGGGCGGCCGACGCCGACCGGCTCAAGCTGCTGTTCCAGGAAGCGTTCCAGGCGGTGTGGCGTGGCGACGCCGAGAGCGACGGGTTCAACGCGCTGGTGCCGCAGGCGGGGCTGTCATGGCGGCAGGCCTCGATCCTGCGGGCGTACGCCAAGTACCTGCGCCAGGCGGGGTCGACGTTCAGCCAGAACTACCTGGAGGAGGCGCTGTCCGGGCATGTCGAGGTGGCCCGGATGCTCGTGGAGCTGTTCGAGGTCCGGTTCGACCCGGACCGTTACGCCGCCGACGACGACGGGCGCGCCGCCCGTCAGGCCGCGGTCGAGCAGGTGACCGAGCGAGTCGAGGAAGCGCTGGACCAGGTGGCCAGCCTCGATCAGGACCGCATCCTGCGCTCGTTCCTGCGTCTCGTCAACGCGACGCTGCGCACCAGCTACTACCGGCCGAGCGTGGGCGGCCCGCAGACCGTCACCAGCTTCAAGCTCGATTCCCGGTCACTGCCTGACCTGCCGGAGCCGCGGCCGAAGTACGAGATCTGGGTGTACTCGCCTCGGGTCGAGGGCGTGCACCTGCGCTTCGGCGACGTCGCCCGCGGCGGTCTGCGCTGGTCCGACCGGCGCGAGGACTTCCGCACGGAGATCCTCGGACTGGTGAAGGCGCAGGCGGTGAAGAATTCCGTCATCGTGCCGGTCGGTGCCAAGGGCGGCTTCGTCGGGAAGCGGCTGCCCGACCCCGGCGTCAACCGGGAGGCCTGGCTGGCCGAGGGTGTCGAGTGCTACAAGACGTTCATCCGGGCAATGCTCGACATCACCGACAACCGGGCGGCCGACCGCAGCATCGTCCCGCCGCCGCAGGTGGTCCGCCACGACGGCGACGACCCGTACCTGGTGGTCGCGGCCGACAAGGGCACAGCGTCGTTCTCCGACATCGCCAACGACGTGTCCAGAGAGTACGGGTTCTGGCTCGGCGACGCGTTCGCGTCGGGCGGCTCGGCCGGCTACGACCACAAGGCGATGGGCATCACGGCCCGCGGCGCCTGGGAGTCGGTCAAGCGGCACTTCCGGCAGTTGGGCCGGGACATCCAGAGCGAGGACTTCACCGTCGTCGGGGTCGGCGACATGTCCGGCGACGTGTTCGGCAACGGCATGCTGCTCTCGGAGCACATCCGGCTGGTGGCGGCGTTCGACCACCGGCACATCTTCCTCGACCCCGACCCGGATGCGGCGACGTCGTACGCCGAGCGCCGGCGCCTGTTCGAGGTGCCGCGGTCGAGCTGGAGCGACTACAAGACCGAGCTCATCAGCCCTGGTGGCGGGGTGTTCCCGCGCACCGCCAAGACCATCGAGCTGAGCCCCGAGGTCAAGCGAGCACTGGGCATCGACGAGCAGGTGGCGGCCATGACGCCCCAAGAGCTCATGCACGCCATCCTCACCGCGCCGGTCGACCTGCTGTGGAACGGCGGCATCGGCACGTACGTCAAGGCGTCGACGGAGACGCACGGTGACGTCGGCGACAAGGCCAATGACGCCATCCGGGCCGACGCCGCCGAGCTGCGCTGCAAGGTGGTGGGCGAGGGCGGCAACCTGGGGTTCACCCAGCGTGGCCGCATCGAGTTCGCTCTGCGGAGTCCAGAGGGTGGTCGAGTAAATACGGATGCCATCGACAACTCCGCCGGGGTCGACACCTCCGACCACGAGGTCAACATCAAGATCCTGCTCGACAGCGTGGCCCGGGCCGGTGACCTGACCGACAAGCAGCGCAACCAGCTGCTGGCGCAGATGACCGACGAGATCGCCGACCTGGTGCTGGCCAACAACTACGGCCAGAACGTCGCGCTGGCGGAGGAACTGGCCCAGGCCGCCAACCTCGCGCACGTGCACCGTTCGTACCTGTCCAAGCTGGAGGGCAAGGGTCTGCTCGACCGCGCGCTCGAGGCGCTGCCCACGGACCGGCAGATGGCCGAGCGGGTCACCTCCGGCAAGGGCCTGACCAGCCCGGAGCTGTCGGTCGTCCTCGCGTACACGAAGAACCTCATGTACGAGGACCTCCTGGCCAGCGACATGCCCGACGACCCGTACCTGGGTGCCGCGCTGCACGCCTACTTCCCGACGGCGTTGCGCGAGCAGTACCCCGGCCCGATCGACGAGCACCCGCTGCGCCGCGAGATCATCACCAACGTCGTCGTCAACGAGTTGGTGAACACCGCAGGGACGACGTTCGCGTATCGGCTGGGCATGGAGACCGGCGGCACCGCCGACGACCTCGCCCGGGCGCACACCGTCGCCGGTGTGGTCTTCCGGATCCCGGAGCTGATGGCCGCGGTGCAGGAGCTGGACAACGCCGTCGCCGACGACGTCCAGATCCGGATGCGGCTGGAGGGCCGCACCATCGCCGAACGGGCCACTCGATGGCTCACGGTCAACCGGCGCCCGCCCATCGACATCGCCTGGCAGATCGGGTTCTTCGAAGAACCCATCGCGCGGCTGCTGGTGGCGTTGCCGGAGGTCCTGGTCGGCCGCGAGCTCGACCTGTTCCAGGAGCGGCAGGCATCGCTGCGGGAGGCCGGCGTCCCGGCGCCGCTGGCCACCCGGGTCGCGGTGCTGCCGCCGGCCTACTCCGGCCTCGGCATGGTGGAGAACTCGCTCGCCACCGGCACCGACCTGCTCGAGGTGGCGCGGGTGCACTTCACCCTCGGTGCGTTCCTCGAACTCGGCCGCCTGCTGGAGCGCATCATCTCGCTGCCGCGCCACGACCGGTGGCACACCATGGCCCGGGCGGCGCTGCGCGACGAGCTGCATGCGCTGCAGGCATCCCTGACGGCGCAGGTCATCCAGCACACCGACGAGGACGCCGAACCGCAAGCCCGGGTGGAGACGTGGGCGGGTCAGGACGAGGTGGTCGTCGCGCGCACGCAGGAGATCCTGCGCGAAATCGTCGACAGCGACAGCTTCGACCTCGCCCGGCTCTCCGTGGGGTTGCGCGCCGTGCGTGGCCTCCTGCGCCCGGACGGGTCGTAG